One Candidatus Abawacabacteria bacterium DNA window includes the following coding sequences:
- a CDS encoding ABC transporter ATP-binding protein, protein MKNFRKLAKKQKKKLAPQEAIITVHNLSKTFIVPAEKRNTLKDTLFNLHRRNPKRVFKVLDNVSFSVKKGEFFGIIGRNGSGKSTLLKILAQIYKADSGSNLHVKGRISPFLELGVGFTPEMTARENVYLNAAILGLSKAQIDERFDAIIQFAELAEFVDQKLKFFSSGMQVRLAFAVAIQADSDIILLDEVLAVGDASFQQKCFDTFRQFRKAGKTIIFVSHDLEAIRQFCNRVIYLKDGNIAMIGDPNKVIEHYLYTDKESSTEKVVQNKKNNESVEKKLLVDIVSVTFIDKFGHENSTFVSGDDIIVKVGIQSEIEVKDPNFGFIIYDDKDNYLFGSNTEIKNTHLPNLKPGYNEVIICLAKITLLKGKFFLTMAIGDMKYTVTHVWKDKAYCFYVNPASRVLGIFDMPYNYN, encoded by the coding sequence ATGAAAAACTTTAGAAAACTTGCTAAAAAGCAGAAAAAAAAGCTTGCGCCTCAAGAAGCTATTATTACAGTTCACAATTTAAGCAAAACTTTTATTGTGCCTGCAGAGAAACGTAATACGCTTAAAGATACTCTCTTTAATTTACACAGACGCAATCCAAAAAGAGTTTTTAAGGTCCTGGATAATGTTAGTTTTTCAGTCAAAAAGGGCGAATTTTTCGGGATTATTGGACGCAATGGTTCTGGTAAGTCGACACTTTTAAAAATATTGGCACAAATTTATAAGGCTGATTCAGGTAGTAACTTACATGTTAAAGGTAGAATCTCACCATTTTTAGAATTGGGCGTCGGTTTTACTCCTGAAATGACAGCACGAGAAAATGTTTATCTTAATGCGGCGATTTTGGGCCTTTCGAAAGCACAAATTGACGAGCGTTTTGATGCCATTATTCAGTTCGCAGAATTAGCAGAATTTGTTGATCAAAAGTTGAAATTTTTTTCTAGTGGTATGCAGGTTCGTTTAGCTTTTGCTGTAGCCATTCAGGCTGATAGCGATATTATTCTTCTAGATGAAGTCTTGGCAGTGGGAGATGCCAGCTTTCAACAAAAATGTTTTGATACCTTCCGTCAATTTCGCAAAGCAGGAAAGACAATCATTTTTGTTTCTCATGATTTAGAAGCTATTCGTCAGTTTTGCAATCGGGTGATTTATCTGAAAGATGGTAATATTGCAATGATAGGAGATCCCAACAAAGTAATCGAGCACTACCTTTATACCGATAAAGAAAGCTCTACTGAGAAAGTGGTCCAAAATAAGAAAAACAATGAATCTGTTGAGAAGAAGCTCTTGGTTGATATAGTTTCAGTAACTTTCATTGATAAATTTGGTCATGAGAATAGTACTTTTGTGAGTGGGGACGATATCATCGTAAAAGTGGGTATTCAGTCAGAAATAGAGGTGAAAGACCCCAATTTTGGCTTCATTATTTATGACGACAAAGACAATTATCTTTTTGGATCTAATACTGAGATAAAAAACACTCACTTGCCTAATCTTAAACCTGGCTATAATGAGGTTATTATTTGCTTAGCAAAAATTACCCTCCTTAAAGGCAAGTTCTTTCTTACTATGGCGATAGGGGATATGAAATATACTGTTACCCATGTATGGAAAGATAAAGCTTATTGTTTCTATGTAAATCCTGCTTCTAGAGTTTTGGGCATTTTTGATATGCCCTATAATTATAACTAA
- the gmd gene encoding GDP-mannose 4,6-dehydratase, producing the protein MKKALITGITGQDGSYLAELLLQKGYEVHGIIRRASTFNTSRIDHLYCNPQIYGVNLFLHYGDLGDSSNLSRLLDKLQPNEIYHLGAQSHVRISFDIPEYTGDVVGLGTLRILDAMRETGVQAKFYQASSSEMYGKVQEIPQTETTPFYPRSPYACAKLYAYWITKNYRESYNMFACNGILFNHESERRGETFVTRKITRGLARIKMGLDQTLHLGNLNSIRDWGHSQDYVEAMWLMLQQPKADDYVIATGETHTVKEFVEESAQLMGMSLVWQGEGVEEKGIDSVTGKVIIEIDPKYFRPAEVDLLVGDYTKAKNELGWKPKIGFKELVSLMSRHDLELLGYNL; encoded by the coding sequence ATGAAAAAGGCACTTATTACAGGCATAACTGGTCAAGATGGCTCTTATTTGGCTGAATTGCTTTTACAAAAAGGTTATGAAGTTCATGGGATTATTCGTAGAGCTAGTACTTTTAATACCAGTCGAATTGATCATTTATATTGTAATCCTCAGATATATGGTGTGAACTTATTTCTACATTATGGAGATCTGGGTGATAGTAGTAATCTCTCCCGTCTTCTCGATAAATTACAACCTAATGAAATTTATCATTTAGGAGCCCAAAGTCATGTGCGTATTAGTTTTGATATTCCTGAGTATACAGGAGATGTTGTCGGTTTAGGTACATTGCGTATCTTGGATGCCATGCGTGAAACTGGTGTGCAAGCTAAATTTTATCAGGCTTCATCTTCAGAAATGTATGGCAAGGTACAAGAAATTCCCCAAACTGAGACCACGCCCTTTTATCCCCGATCTCCTTATGCCTGTGCTAAGCTTTACGCATATTGGATTACTAAGAATTACCGAGAAAGTTATAACATGTTTGCTTGTAATGGCATTTTGTTTAATCATGAATCTGAAAGAAGAGGTGAAACTTTTGTTACCCGGAAAATTACTAGAGGATTAGCGCGAATCAAGATGGGTCTCGATCAAACACTGCATTTGGGTAATCTCAATAGTATTCGAGATTGGGGCCATTCACAGGACTATGTAGAGGCGATGTGGTTAATGTTACAACAACCCAAAGCTGATGATTATGTTATTGCTACTGGTGAAACACATACGGTTAAAGAATTTGTCGAAGAAAGTGCTCAACTCATGGGTATGAGCTTAGTTTGGCAGGGCGAAGGTGTGGAAGAAAAGGGAATTGATAGTGTCACGGGAAAAGTAATTATTGAAATCGATCCTAAGTATTTTCGCCCAGCTGAAGTTGATCTCTTGGTTGGAGATTACACCAAAGCAAAAAATGAACTGGGGTGGAAACCTAAGATTGGTTTTAAAGAATTAGTTAGTTTGATGAGTCGACATGATTTAGAGTTATTAGGGTATAATTTATGA
- a CDS encoding DUF2304 domain-containing protein — translation MEFSLINLIAPLFALIMIANGISYFRRDQRTWRELLTWTFIWGGFGFLGAWPGSVDRLSGFLGIKSGLNVLIFSAIVILFYIVFQLITAYENLEMRLTKVIREQALKDAKCLLEQTKE, via the coding sequence ATGGAGTTCTCTCTCATCAATCTTATTGCGCCCCTCTTTGCGCTAATTATGATTGCCAATGGCATCTCTTATTTTCGTAGAGACCAAAGAACTTGGCGAGAATTACTTACCTGGACTTTTATTTGGGGAGGTTTTGGCTTCTTGGGTGCTTGGCCTGGATCAGTAGATCGTTTGTCAGGTTTTTTGGGTATTAAGTCTGGATTAAATGTCCTGATTTTTTCTGCCATCGTAATTTTATTTTATATTGTTTTTCAACTGATTACCGCGTATGAAAATTTAGAAATGCGATTGACTAAAGTAATTAGGGAACAGGCGCTAAAGGATGCCAAATGCTTGCTAGAACAGACCAAGGAGTAA
- a CDS encoding glycosyltransferase family 2 protein has product MEGTDAINTELNAVVLPALNEAGHIQSLIQKLKSKGYVVIVVDDGSTDNTQEIAEKAGAIVLRHAVNCGAGAATQTGLTYAYQCTKAPYVITCDADGQHEVADIDTLVSFIEEQKKDVVFGSRFLQENHVPLLRRLANMVGNVITFALSGIYLSDSQSGLKVFSRKALQYINITANGFEFCSEIIREVSESNLSYAEYPIHVYYSKETLSKGQNLSTGFVTVFKLIVRSLMRR; this is encoded by the coding sequence ATGGAAGGAACAGATGCTATTAATACGGAGCTTAATGCGGTGGTTTTGCCGGCATTAAATGAAGCTGGCCATATTCAGTCCTTGATTCAAAAATTAAAAAGCAAAGGATATGTAGTTATTGTAGTAGATGATGGCAGCACAGATAATACTCAAGAAATAGCGGAAAAGGCTGGTGCTATTGTCTTGCGCCATGCCGTTAATTGTGGGGCTGGAGCGGCAACCCAGACCGGCCTTACGTATGCTTATCAATGTACTAAAGCTCCCTATGTAATCACTTGTGATGCTGATGGGCAGCATGAAGTAGCTGATATTGATACTTTGGTGAGTTTTATTGAAGAACAAAAAAAAGACGTAGTATTTGGTAGTAGGTTTTTACAGGAAAATCATGTGCCGCTTTTGCGCCGTCTAGCTAATATGGTTGGTAATGTGATCACCTTTGCCCTGTCAGGTATTTATCTTTCTGATAGTCAATCAGGACTAAAGGTATTCTCACGAAAGGCGCTACAGTATATCAATATTACCGCTAATGGCTTTGAATTTTGTAGTGAAATAATTCGTGAAGTTTCAGAAAGTAATCTTTCTTATGCAGAATATCCCATTCATGTTTATTATTCCAAAGAAACCTTATCTAAGGGACAAAATCTTTCTACGGGTTTTGTAACAGTATTTAAACTAATTGTGAGAAGTCTTATGAGAAGGTAG
- a CDS encoding FkbM family methyltransferase → MEQYSTSQKYNFHLYWDDDDSFVGSSVARDDYEPYESELFLAFTAANSVVIDVGANIGYYALLAAQKIMPQMGFVYAFEPEKRNYELLQKNIGANNIATVEPLKIAIAEDDGLKELFLSNHNKGDHQLYFSPDREIQTVECLRLDTFIRMKSLQPTIIKIDAQGYDYFVLKSGQSFIDNATNLVVFTEFWDHGNRHAGVDSREYFDYLNRTFKQVLYIDELKRDIYPVDFDFLGPVFAMHDNHGHGNFLCIR, encoded by the coding sequence ATGGAGCAATATTCTACTAGTCAAAAATACAACTTCCATCTTTATTGGGATGATGATGATTCTTTTGTGGGAAGTTCAGTGGCTCGAGATGATTATGAGCCTTATGAAAGTGAGCTTTTTTTGGCATTTACGGCAGCGAATAGTGTAGTAATCGATGTCGGCGCTAATATTGGTTATTATGCCCTGCTGGCTGCACAAAAAATCATGCCCCAGATGGGTTTCGTATACGCTTTTGAACCAGAAAAAAGAAATTATGAGCTGTTACAAAAAAATATTGGCGCAAACAATATTGCAACGGTTGAACCACTAAAAATAGCCATAGCTGAGGACGATGGTTTGAAAGAGCTATTTTTGTCTAATCATAACAAAGGTGATCATCAATTGTATTTCTCGCCAGATAGAGAAATACAAACTGTAGAGTGTCTTCGTTTGGATACATTTATCCGTATGAAATCTTTGCAGCCAACTATTATCAAAATTGATGCTCAGGGATACGATTATTTTGTACTAAAAAGTGGTCAATCTTTTATTGATAATGCTACCAATCTGGTTGTCTTTACTGAATTTTGGGATCATGGCAACCGTCATGCTGGCGTAGATTCACGAGAATATTTTGATTATCTTAATAGGACATTCAAGCAAGTGCTTTACATTGATGAGCTAAAAAGAGATATTTATCCTGTTGATTTTGATTTTTTAGGTCCTGTGTTTGCTATGCATGATAATCATGGCCATGGTAACTTCCTTTGTATAAGGTGA
- a CDS encoding bifunctional oligoribonuclease/PAP phosphatase NrnA yields the protein MPNLEPVQQIQNLLDQSENILIISHTSIDGDGIGSGLGLQMALTKMGKNVTFYSRHPVPEVFKFLPGINNISTEFSLNQDFIIQIDTSQTKIDNVRTAEDGQNLKIIITPKNGTLNKEDIRLLSGGKKIDLIFTLDTSSLEYTGLMNGPQAELFYETPVVNIDHHITNEHYGKVNFVDVAATSTAELVLTLIETLEQRTPLMDEDMATCLLSGVIVDTGSFQNANTTPKAFAVAARLLTAGARQQEIVRHLFKMHELSTLRLWGKALSRLEHDPELHLAWTSVSQSDFTEVNASESELDGLMDQLITSASDADIVFLMKETADNGVKISLRSLKNIDVTPIVLPFGGGGHQRAAGFKITGQDFKSAQETAIEAVKTFMRQHLAKDTSNEAFHPVQSTIKEAVTPVAVQSEELRAESLDSAPAMMEQSKDTLPEETPSSANSEFSIQHSELPPLPQVNYIPENKPEETMPADISYSQSFDPLPPQGVSKAQEQALQKAYSEPEKPLPGNDFLGYTPPAKSETIMKESQVQTPEEKKAAEVQQMPTPITLKVTKEDQ from the coding sequence ATGCCCAACCTTGAACCAGTACAGCAAATTCAAAATTTACTTGATCAAAGCGAGAACATTTTAATCATTTCCCACACCTCCATTGATGGGGATGGTATAGGTAGTGGCCTTGGCTTACAGATGGCACTAACCAAGATGGGAAAAAACGTAACCTTCTACTCTCGTCACCCCGTGCCAGAAGTGTTCAAATTCCTACCTGGCATTAATAACATTTCTACCGAATTCAGCCTAAACCAAGATTTTATTATTCAAATCGACACCTCACAAACCAAAATTGATAATGTTCGCACCGCTGAGGATGGCCAGAACTTAAAAATTATCATCACCCCAAAAAATGGCACTCTCAATAAAGAAGACATCAGACTACTAAGTGGTGGTAAAAAGATTGATCTAATCTTTACTTTGGATACCTCTAGTCTGGAGTATACGGGTTTAATGAATGGCCCTCAGGCTGAATTATTTTATGAAACTCCGGTAGTAAATATTGATCATCACATTACCAATGAACATTACGGAAAAGTGAACTTTGTCGATGTAGCAGCTACTTCCACAGCAGAATTAGTACTTACTTTGATTGAAACTTTAGAGCAACGGACACCTTTGATGGATGAAGATATGGCTACCTGCTTACTAAGTGGCGTGATCGTAGATACTGGCAGTTTCCAAAATGCTAACACGACACCAAAGGCTTTTGCCGTAGCTGCTCGATTGCTTACCGCTGGTGCTCGACAACAAGAAATAGTCCGTCATCTTTTTAAGATGCATGAGCTTTCTACTTTGCGCTTATGGGGTAAGGCTTTATCTCGACTAGAGCATGATCCAGAGTTACATCTGGCTTGGACCAGTGTTAGCCAATCAGACTTTACTGAAGTGAATGCTAGTGAAAGTGAATTAGACGGCCTCATGGATCAATTAATTACCAGTGCATCAGATGCCGATATTGTCTTTTTGATGAAAGAAACAGCAGATAATGGGGTGAAAATAAGTTTACGTTCATTAAAAAATATTGATGTAACGCCAATTGTGCTGCCTTTTGGCGGAGGAGGGCACCAAAGAGCTGCCGGATTTAAAATCACAGGTCAAGACTTCAAGAGCGCTCAAGAAACCGCCATTGAAGCAGTAAAAACATTCATGCGACAGCATCTAGCCAAAGATACGAGCAATGAAGCATTTCATCCGGTACAATCAACCATCAAGGAAGCAGTGACGCCGGTAGCAGTACAGAGCGAAGAGCTAAGAGCTGAGAGCTTAGATAGCGCCCCAGCAATGATGGAACAAAGTAAAGACACACTTCCAGAAGAAACACCATCTTCAGCCAATTCTGAATTCAGCATTCAGCATTCAGAATTGCCTCCCCTTCCTCAAGTAAATTACATCCCTGAAAACAAACCGGAAGAGACCATGCCGGCAGACATTTCTTATAGTCAAAGTTTTGACCCTCTGCCTCCTCAAGGAGTCAGCAAGGCTCAAGAACAAGCCTTACAAAAAGCTTATTCAGAACCAGAAAAACCTTTACCAGGAAATGACTTTCTAGGCTATACGCCGCCGGCAAAGAGCGAAACTATCATGAAAGAAAGCCAAGTTCAGACACCAGAAGAGAAAAAAGCTGCTGAAGTCCAACAGATGCCAACACCAATTACTTTGAAAGTCACGAAAGAAGACCAATAA
- a CDS encoding GDP-mannose 4,6-dehydratase → MKVLVTGATGFVGTYLVDFLKKNGHQVWGIGRRSTNQVGVYLGDITDKDFVSQTIRTIKPELVFHLAGYSLVKTSFQEPELVRKINVEGTINLLDVLQETVPLARFLYVSSAVVYGAPSKTPITELQETRPSSPYAQSRVDTEKALLNYQVPWMIARSFNHTGPGQTNEYVLSDWCRQAAAIELGMQPPMIRVGNVESVRDFLDVRDIVKIYYELLLKGEMYQTYNVGSGTGYRLGDLLNRILSFINVPVAVVIDNDKVRLQDTTLLVADISKTSNILKLYSSEYSIEQTLKDILEYWRRSLRINPTS, encoded by the coding sequence ATGAAGGTTTTGGTTACTGGTGCCACCGGCTTTGTGGGAACGTACTTGGTTGATTTTCTCAAAAAAAATGGCCATCAAGTTTGGGGAATCGGAAGGCGCTCAACAAATCAAGTCGGAGTTTATTTAGGAGATATAACTGATAAGGATTTTGTTTCTCAGACTATCAGAACTATAAAGCCGGAATTAGTATTTCATTTGGCTGGTTATAGTTTGGTAAAGACAAGCTTTCAAGAGCCAGAACTAGTGCGTAAAATAAATGTAGAAGGCACAATAAATTTGCTGGATGTTTTGCAAGAGACGGTTCCTCTAGCACGCTTTTTGTATGTGTCTTCAGCAGTCGTATATGGAGCTCCTTCCAAGACGCCAATTACTGAGCTGCAAGAGACGCGACCCAGCTCTCCCTATGCCCAATCTCGAGTAGATACAGAGAAAGCATTGCTCAATTATCAGGTGCCTTGGATGATTGCTCGTAGTTTCAATCACACGGGTCCTGGGCAAACTAACGAATATGTTTTATCAGACTGGTGTCGTCAAGCAGCTGCGATTGAATTGGGAATGCAACCGCCGATGATAAGGGTGGGGAATGTTGAGTCAGTTCGGGACTTTTTAGATGTAAGAGACATTGTGAAAATCTATTATGAACTTCTTTTGAAAGGAGAAATGTATCAAACATATAATGTAGGTAGTGGTACTGGTTATAGGCTAGGTGATTTGCTCAACAGGATACTTTCATTTATAAATGTGCCTGTTGCTGTAGTAATTGATAATGATAAAGTGCGATTACAAGATACTACCTTATTAGTTGCGGATATTAGTAAAACATCTAATATCTTAAAGCTTTATAGTTCTGAATATTCTATCGAGCAGACATTGAAAGATATTTTAGAATATTGGCGCAGAAGTTTAAGAATTAATCCTACTTCCTAA
- a CDS encoding glycosyltransferase family 4 protein: protein MKIVLIVDYYYPAVGGAETLYQKLAESLAKDHQVVVITQEVHQAASEEVYNRVHVYRVSTWHRALFPYQAFSVAKRLVKDADIIQAATYSSGVLAARLRPYTNAKVLLLVHEYLNTRWLRFGCYGLQAFLYEKFLFRYRYDHYVTVSESTKKQLLRLGIYPKQITHIYNGIDSQLFQPQKVNWALREQLNIGKEQLVCLFAGRPAVTKGVFLLLEAIREVQRLESKEQRTDRWKFVLLLAKEPARQRKKVEKLIRRYNLQNSVLLLDSVPRVELPSYFSMANTVVVPSLCEGFGFLAAEVSAMKIPLIVSRIDSLPEVVSGKVIFIEKPTSAAIVESLHAAFQKQYISIAHKLFSWDDTVHQYLELYRYLSK from the coding sequence ATGAAAATAGTGCTTATTGTGGATTATTATTATCCGGCAGTGGGCGGAGCAGAAACTTTGTACCAAAAGTTAGCCGAAAGTTTAGCTAAAGATCATCAAGTTGTGGTTATTACTCAGGAGGTTCATCAGGCTGCTTCTGAAGAAGTATACAACCGTGTGCATGTTTATCGTGTCAGTACTTGGCATAGAGCACTATTTCCCTATCAAGCTTTTTCTGTGGCTAAGAGGTTGGTAAAAGATGCTGATATTATTCAAGCCGCTACGTACAGTTCAGGCGTATTGGCAGCACGATTACGACCCTATACGAATGCAAAGGTACTTTTACTAGTGCATGAGTATCTCAATACTCGTTGGTTAAGATTTGGCTGCTATGGTTTACAAGCCTTTTTGTATGAAAAGTTTCTATTTCGTTATCGATATGATCATTATGTCACGGTATCCGAAAGCACCAAAAAACAATTGTTGCGGCTTGGTATTTATCCAAAACAAATAACTCATATCTATAATGGCATTGATAGCCAATTATTTCAGCCTCAAAAAGTGAATTGGGCGCTGAGAGAGCAATTAAATATTGGAAAAGAACAATTGGTTTGTCTATTCGCTGGTCGACCTGCGGTGACGAAAGGGGTATTTCTACTACTAGAGGCAATAAGAGAAGTGCAAAGATTAGAGAGCAAAGAACAAAGAACAGATCGGTGGAAGTTTGTGTTATTGTTGGCTAAAGAGCCTGCTAGACAAAGAAAAAAGGTAGAAAAGCTCATTCGTAGATATAATTTGCAGAATAGTGTTTTACTATTGGATTCAGTACCTCGAGTAGAGTTGCCTAGTTATTTTTCTATGGCTAATACCGTTGTAGTACCATCTTTATGTGAAGGCTTTGGATTTTTGGCGGCTGAAGTGTCAGCTATGAAAATTCCATTGATTGTGAGTCGTATAGATTCATTACCTGAAGTGGTAAGTGGCAAGGTGATTTTTATCGAGAAGCCAACATCAGCTGCTATAGTAGAATCACTTCATGCTGCTTTCCAAAAGCAATATATTTCTATTGCCCACAAATTGTTCTCTTGGGATGATACAGTGCATCAGTACCTAGAGTTATATCGATATTTAAGTAAGTAA
- a CDS encoding 30S ribosomal protein S20, with the protein MPVIKSVFKNVRVNERKRVINERTKDGYKSKMKEFNRLLADKKMSAAEKLLPALFKAFDTAAKKNVISQNSAARKKSSATKKLVVKK; encoded by the coding sequence ATGCCAGTAATCAAGTCTGTATTTAAAAATGTCCGCGTAAATGAGCGCAAGCGTGTTATTAATGAGCGCACCAAAGATGGCTATAAGTCAAAAATGAAAGAGTTCAATCGTTTGTTGGCTGATAAAAAAATGAGTGCTGCCGAAAAATTATTGCCTGCCTTATTTAAGGCCTTTGATACTGCAGCTAAGAAAAATGTTATTAGTCAAAATAGTGCTGCTCGCAAGAAGTCCAGTGCTACTAAAAAGTTAGTAGTTAAGAAATAA
- a CDS encoding glycosyltransferase family 4 protein, with translation MRIAIIADPVDEQYAGVHIYVKEVIKSLLKNDTENTYVFVHTRENSFFANTEHYIIPNYRNIPAYASFRILFLVPRLLKTLKLDAVWNMNHSGPFNLPKYILRINTILDLTPVLLPQVHLSMSTIIHKIFLPIIVKNSDLLLCYSDNTVNDLLRLYPRAQGKTAMIYLGKDPMFVPTNDSAVLQKYGIYEPYILYLGTIEPRKNVACLVEAYEFLRQRTKLKHKLVIAGKKGWKYEPIIAKIMNSPFKEDILVTDYVSREDMPALYTGAAVFVFPSIYEGFGLPLLEAMACGTACVSSNASSLPEVGGDAVLYFDPTKSEQLSVALQNVLSNQAIKSDLQKKALLQATLFSWDEYAKKVMPLFANLANEKK, from the coding sequence ATGCGTATAGCGATCATTGCCGATCCAGTGGATGAGCAATATGCCGGTGTCCATATCTATGTAAAAGAGGTAATCAAATCTCTGTTAAAAAACGATACCGAGAATACCTATGTGTTCGTGCATACTAGAGAAAATAGTTTTTTTGCTAATACTGAACATTACATCATCCCAAACTATCGCAATATTCCTGCCTATGCTAGTTTTAGGATTCTTTTTTTAGTACCGCGTTTACTAAAAACTCTCAAGCTTGATGCAGTATGGAATATGAATCACTCGGGTCCCTTCAACTTGCCCAAATATATTCTTCGTATCAATACTATTCTCGATCTTACCCCTGTGCTCTTACCTCAAGTTCACTTATCAATGAGTACCATTATTCACAAAATATTTTTGCCAATAATTGTGAAAAACAGTGATCTGCTACTTTGCTATTCAGATAATACGGTCAATGATTTGCTGCGTTTGTATCCTCGGGCCCAAGGTAAAACCGCAATGATTTATCTCGGTAAGGATCCGATGTTTGTGCCGACCAATGACTCCGCTGTATTACAAAAGTATGGTATTTATGAACCATATATACTTTATCTAGGGACTATCGAGCCGCGAAAAAATGTTGCTTGCTTGGTCGAAGCATACGAATTTTTGCGCCAAAGGACGAAGCTAAAGCACAAACTAGTTATTGCTGGTAAGAAGGGATGGAAATATGAGCCTATCATAGCAAAGATTATGAACTCTCCGTTCAAAGAAGATATTTTGGTGACAGATTATGTAAGTAGGGAAGACATGCCAGCGCTTTATACAGGAGCTGCTGTATTTGTTTTCCCTAGTATTTATGAAGGTTTTGGTTTGCCGCTTCTAGAAGCTATGGCATGCGGAACTGCTTGTGTCAGTTCTAACGCATCAAGTTTGCCGGAAGTGGGTGGGGATGCTGTGCTCTATTTTGACCCCACTAAATCAGAGCAATTGAGTGTGGCTTTGCAAAATGTGCTCTCGAATCAAGCAATAAAAAGCGATTTACAAAAGAAAGCTTTATTGCAAGCAACATTGTTCTCTTGGGATGAGTATGCTAAAAAAGTTATGCCTTTGTTCGCTAATTTAGCCAATGAAAAAAAATAG
- a CDS encoding ABC transporter permease, translated as MKKNSFWQLLWVIAANDFKLRYYGSYLGYLWSLLKPLSLFGVMWFVFSTFVRWDIPNYQLYLLLGIMIWNFFTESTTMGLGSLASKIGIIKKVYFPRIIVVLASTVSAFIGLFFNLLVFLLFALFAGLSFTTCVFLFPLLLIPLYILTVGISLTLAALYIKFRDINQIWEVVVQLGFWLSPIVYPLHFVPEKYQFFLLLNPITGIIQYARLLLVEGALPSMAGWVYIYIAALVVFAVGLLTFSYLEPRAAEEL; from the coding sequence ATGAAAAAAAATAGCTTTTGGCAATTATTATGGGTAATCGCGGCTAATGATTTTAAGCTGCGTTATTATGGTTCTTATTTGGGTTACTTATGGTCTTTGCTTAAACCATTGTCGCTCTTTGGAGTAATGTGGTTTGTATTTTCTACTTTTGTCCGTTGGGATATTCCTAATTATCAGCTTTATTTGCTACTGGGTATTATGATTTGGAATTTTTTTACTGAATCTACTACTATGGGTTTAGGCTCTTTGGCAAGTAAGATTGGCATTATCAAAAAAGTATATTTCCCTCGGATTATTGTTGTCTTAGCATCCACTGTTAGTGCCTTCATCGGCTTGTTTTTTAATCTCCTGGTCTTTTTGTTGTTTGCACTTTTTGCAGGATTATCCTTCACTACTTGTGTATTTTTATTCCCGTTATTATTGATACCATTGTATATTCTTACGGTAGGTATTTCTCTCACCTTGGCTGCTCTATATATTAAATTTCGAGATATTAATCAGATTTGGGAAGTTGTTGTCCAACTCGGTTTTTGGCTTTCCCCTATAGTTTATCCTTTGCATTTTGTTCCTGAAAAATATCAATTTTTCTTATTGCTCAATCCCATTACTGGTATTATTCAATATGCTCGGCTGCTGTTGGTGGAGGGAGCTTTGCCCAGTATGGCTGGATGGGTTTATATCTATATTGCTGCTCTAGTAGTTTTTGCCGTGGGTTTATTAACATTTTCTTACTTAGAACCTCGGGCTGCTGAAGAACTATAA